The stretch of DNA ATTCAGCCCGAATTCCTTGATTTTGCGGTAGAGCGTCCGCTCGCCAATCCCCAGAATGCGGGCCGCTTCCTCGCGTTTGCCCTCGGTCAACTGGAGAGTCTTTTCGATGTAAAACCGCTCGATGTCGGAGAGCGACTTGCCGATCAGAGCATCGTGGCCATCGAATCCCAGAATTGGCTCATCACCCGCGCGCGGCGGGGGGGCAATCTCTTCGGGCAGATCGTCGACGTCTAACAATCCGTCCATATCGACGACCACCATCCGTTCGATGACATTTCGCAATTGGCGGATATTGCCTGGCCAGTCATAGGCCATCAGTGCTTGCCGCGCCGATTTCGACACATGTTCGACCTCACGTCCATGTCGTGCCGTCATTTCTTTGATGAAATGCTCGATCAACAGCGGGATGTCTCCCCGGCGCTCCCGCAGCGGCGGGAGATTGATTTTGACCACATCCAGGCGGTAGTACAGGTCCTTGCGAAACTTTTTGTCTTCCACCATCTGCGCCAAATCGGCATTGGTGGCAGCCACCAAACGGACGTTCACCTTGATCGGCTCGTTGGCGCCGACACGATTGATCTGACCGTCCTCTAGTACGCGGAGCAACTTGATTTGCGTCGACATGGGCATTTCGCCGACTTCGTCGAGGAACAGCGTGCCACCGTTGGCGTATTCAAATTGTCCAATCCGCCGCCGCTCCGCTCCGGTGAACGAGCCTTTTTCATGGCCGAACA from Symmachiella dynata encodes:
- a CDS encoding sigma-54-dependent transcriptional regulator; this translates as MADSQDNSIDLSAIQIHVLIIDDDEPHAQAVAESLERVDYDCTVAASGVRGAALIESDTFDVVVTDLKMDDMDGLAILAKAKEELPDAEVILLTGHGSINSAVTAMQHGAYTYLTKPLDISELRAAVEKASSRLKLARYNTQLKRQLDEKFGFEGVVGNTPQMLKIITQLQQLAPTDSSVLILGENGTGKELVAKAIHQNSRRKNKPFVPLNISALSEGILESELFGHEKGSFTGAERRRIGQFEYANGGTLFLDEVGEMPMSTQIKLLRVLEDGQINRVGANEPIKVNVRLVAATNADLAQMVEDKKFRKDLYYRLDVVKINLPPLRERRGDIPLLIEHFIKEMTARHGREVEHVSKSARQALMAYDWPGNIRQLRNVIERMVVVDMDGLLDVDDLPEEIAPPPRAGDEPILGFDGHDALIGKSLSDIERFYIEKTLQLTEGKREEAARILGIGERTLYRKIKEFGLNQ